The genomic interval ATCGAtgaattagttattgattttTACAATTTTAAAATGACTTTTGGCgaatgtctgttgaatgtctgTTGAATGTGTAATGTGTGAATATAAAACCAACATTACCTCGGTGTCTTACCTTCTTTACATGAATACAGTGTCAAAGAAGATGCAACGGCGTTTCTGGGTGGTCGTTACAAAAAAGGTACAATTTTAATGTATGCCTTTTTTCACGGTTttcaggataatatttatgaataattaaaaaataaactTTTTAAATAAGTAGGTATGTGTGAGGCAATATCCAATCCCTTTGAAGGCACactatttatacattttttttgtgtgtgaaacCACACTTTCTGCGTTGTTGTTCAaataatttgttttattttgtataaTATAAGCTTCTGTCTTAAGCATCCTAAATAAAGCAACGACTCAAAGCTGCACCACGGAGTTTTGATTGACGTTTTTTTAATCTGATAATCACACGCTGCTATTGATTGCTGACCAGCAGATATCACTAATGTACATTGTGAAAAGATAATGGAGCTCTGTGTAATGAACCGTTTTCCGGGTGAAAAAGCCCTGAAGCTTTCAGAAAACCTCACTTTGCAGCACAAACCATCAGCTCACTGTATGTGGACCGACACATTGATCACACCGACAGCATCATTACACAAAATGGTActcagcatcatctggatatgtgtgcaagcAAATTAACCTATGCACTTGATTTTGCTCTCCTGAAGCCGCTGGTGCATGTTGGATTTTGGGATCTTGGTCCAATGGAAAGAATCACAGTGCGAGAGGTAGAGGCGATGGATCACTCTCCCTACCTGGTCCAGGATGACCTGAATCAAGTGCGCCCCATTCAATTACGGCAGAGCATAACCACTCCCCCAATgaaatcaagacaaaggagatgattgtggactacaggacaaggaggaccgagcacgtccccattctcatcgacggggctggagagaagtggtgtccacatcaccaacaaactagcatgggtcctcagatcctcaaagttatacagctgtaccatcgagagcatcctgactggttgcatggtatggcaactgctcggcctccgactgcaaggcactacagagggtaatgcgtatgtcccagtacatcactggggccaagcttcctgccatccaggacctctataccaggcggtgtcagaggagggTCCTAAATATTGtcaaaaagactccagccacccttgttctctctgctaccgcacggcaagcagtaccggagcaccaagtctaggtccaaaaggcttcttaacagcttctagccccaagccataagactcctgaacagctaatcaaatggccacccagactatttgcattgtacccctctcccccactcttacactgctgctactctctcttTATCATCTATAAattgtcactttaactctacctacatgtagatATTAATCATTTACCTTGACTTACCGGTCCCCCGCACATTGATTGacgctgtaccggtaccccctgtatatagcctcgctgctgcaattttactgctgctctttaattatgtttttatttttaacttaacacttatttttcttaaaactgcattgttggttaagcatttcactgtaaggtctaatcttgttgtattcggcgcatgtgacaaataacatttgatttgaggccCACTCATCGCAGCTAGGTGGCAGTATTATTATTTTTCCAAGCAAAATAATGCCAAGACAAGTGCTGTAAGTACTTCCGGTGGCAACTACAGCGAAGAAGAAATCGCTAATTCGGAGGTTTGGCTGTTGTGCTCCTAGGTTTTTATCATTGATATTAAgctaaaataaatataaacaccTCGACACAAACCGTTTCAGGATTCCAATTGCATCTTCCTGAAACGTTTGCGAAACACCGTTGGACACTGggatttggggcggcagggtagcctagtggttagagcgttggactagtaaccggaaggttgcgagttcaaacccccgagctgacaaggtacaaatctgtcgttctgcccctgaacaggcagttaacccactgttcctaggccgtcattgaaaataagaatgtgttaactgacttgcctggttaaataaagtttttaaaaaaaaatgtaactagCCAGCTAAGTTTGCCACGTTATTaattagctaggtagctaacgctagctacAATTGCTAGCTCTAGTACACCGTTTGGCGCTGGTAGAATGGCGGAGGAGGAAGACGAAACCAATTTCGACGAGGATTTGGATGACGGGGCGGGTGGAACAGATGGGAGCCACGGCAAGCGAAAACGGTTGTTTTCTAAAGAGCTTCGGTGTATGATGTATGGGTTTGGAGACGACCAGAATCCATACACTGAATCAGTGGACATCCTGGAGGACCTTGTGATCGAGTTCGTCACGGAGATGACACACAAAGCCATGTCCATCGGACGCCAGGGCCGTGTCCAGGTGGAAGACATTGTTTTCCTCATCCGGAAAGATCCAAGGAAGTTTGCCAGAGTGAAGGACCTCTTGACGATGAACGAGGAGTTGAAGAGAGCCCGCAAGGCCTTTGATGAAGCAAACTATGGTTCTTAGGTCCTGTGATTGTAGAGGGATATGGGCTTCAACATGTCGCATTGTCCATGCTGTTTGTTCTGCTATGATTATTACACATGTTTTTATAAGGATCTAACGTTTATTTTGTAGCAGATGTGGCCATAGAGATATTAATTGACCATCCACTTGTGACTTCAGATATGTTTGTGCTCATGTCAAATGCCAATGCCTTACATATCTTTATCAAAATCATATTTGTGTGGTTTTCTGGCAGACTAGATGCTATGTTGCTGCCTTTCAGTTGGGAATTGCACGTTTGTTCACAAATAATTTCTCAATCTAATAGCGTAGACGAACAGGATGGCAGGTAGCGGAGTGTTTTGCTGTTTCGAATACCCGAGCTGACACTGAAAGAAATggtcaatttgtaagtcgctctggataagagcgtctgctaaatgacttaaatgtaaatgtctgtacccttgagcaaggcacttaaccctaatttgttTTAGGGGGCTGCCTACTATGACTTACCCTGTAAAACATCCCATTTCACTGCACTTATCCGGTGTATGTGAAACCTAATACTGGAAAGTTCTcactaaagtaatatataataataatatatgccatttagcagacgcttttatccaaagcgacttacagtcatgtgtgcatacattctaagtatgggtggtcccgggaattgaacccactaccctggcgttacaagcgccatgctctaccaactgagccacagaaggactgtCTGAAGGATATTGCTTTGCAGTATAAATCATGTCATGTGAGCTAACTTTGCTCTTGTGAGAGGATTGTCCCATTCATCGCTAAGGATAGGCATAGTGAAATTAATACAGTAACTTACACCTTTTGACACAGTCTTCCATCCTTTACGGAGATATTTCAGGACATGGCCCAGAGGGGAGGTCAATGTAGACTTTCTATATGAATCCATGGATGGGTTTTTGTTCCATGGATGGGTTTTTGTTCCAGAACCATTTAACTTGCTCCTACACCTTTAGACAGTGGATATATAGTGTTATAGTTGAATTAAC from Oncorhynchus keta strain PuntledgeMale-10-30-2019 chromosome 27, Oket_V2, whole genome shotgun sequence carries:
- the LOC118381480 gene encoding transcription initiation factor TFIID subunit 13, with translation MAEEEDETNFDEDLDDGAGGTDGSHGKRKRLFSKELRCMMYGFGDDQNPYTESVDILEDLVIEFVTEMTHKAMSIGRQGRVQVEDIVFLIRKDPRKFARVKDLLTMNEELKRARKAFDEANYGS